The DNA region CGAGGTGCAGGAGATCGCCATGCTGCGCGACGCCCTCCAGGCGGCCTCGCTCAGCGATGCCCGCTCGCGCCGGGCGCTGGAAGAGGACATCGCGAAGCGGCGCCGCATCGAGGACGAACTGCTCGAGGCCCACCAGGTGCTGCAGGAGCAGCAACGCCTGATCGAGCTGACCCAGGAGGCCGGGCGGGTGGGCTTTTGCCAGTACCGGTTCGACACCGGCGAGCTGTTCTGGACCCAGGGCCACTGCAAGCTGTTCGGGCTCGACGGGCTGGACGGTGACGGCCTGGCTGCCTGGCTCGACCGCATCGGACCGGAGGATCGCGAGCGCGTGCGCGGCCTGCTGGACACCGCCTGTGCCGAACGGCACGACGCGCTGACGGTCGAGTACGCGGTGCCGCAGCCGGACGACACCGCCCGCTGGCTGTCCAGCCGGCTGCAGTTCGAATACGACGACGCCGGTGCGCCGCTGCAGTTCGCGGGCGTCTCGGTCGACATGACCGACCAGCGCGAAGCCGAGCTGCAGCGCGAGGAGCTCACCCGGCGCGAGGTGACGGCCCGGCGCGACGCCGAGGCGGCCAGCCGCGCGAAGGATGAACTCCTGGCCATGCTGGGCCATGAGCTGCGCAACCCGCTGGGTGCGATCTCGGCCGCCGCCGACGTGCTCGAGGCCGCACCGCCGGCCAGCAACAGTGCCGGCGAGGCCCGCGCCATCATCGGCCGGCAGGCGCGCAACCTGGCCCACATGGTCCACGAGCTGCTCGACGTCGGCCGTGCGATCACCGGCCAGCTCACGCTGGCGCGCCGCCCGGTCAACCTGGCCAGCGTGCTGGACCGGCTGCGTGGCACCCTGCAGGTGACCGGCGAATCCGGGGCCCACGAGCTGCACCTGGATGCGCAGGATGTCTGGGTCCACGGCGACGCCGTGCGCCTCGAACAGGTGCTGTCCAACCTGCTCGGCAATGCCCTGAAGTACACGCCGGCCGGCCGCCGGATCGACGTGACGATCCGCGCCGAGGGCGCCACGGCCGTGATCGAGGTACGGGACACCGGCAGCGGCATTGCGCCGGCACTGCTGCCGCGCGTGTTCGACCTCTTCGTCCAGGGCGAACGCCCGCTCGACCGGCGTGCCGGCGGCCTGGGCATCGGCCTCACGCTGGTGCGCCGCGTGGTGGAACTGCACGGCGGCACCGTCGCGGCCACCAGCTCGCCCGAGGGCACCTGCTTCACGCTGCGCCTGCCGGCCATCGACCCGCCGTTGCAGCCGGAGGGCGACACCCTGCCGCCGGGACGGCGGCGCCGGGTGCTGGTGATCGACGACAACGCCGACGTGCTGGCGGCACTGCGCAGCAAGCTCGAGCTCGACGGCCACAGCGTGAGCACGGCCGCCGACGGCATCGACGGGCTCAACCGCCTGCTGCGCCAGCAGCCCGAGGTGTCCATCGTCGACATCGGCCTGCCCGGCCTCACCGGCTACGAACTGGCCCGCCATGCGCGCGCCGCGGGCTATGCGGGCCGCATGATCGCGCTGTCGGGCTACGGGCAGGAGCGCGACATCCACGATGCCCTGGTGGCGGGCTTCGACGCCTACCTCGTCAAGCCGGTGGAACGGGGCGAGCTGCGCGCCAGCCTCCGCGCGGCCTGACCGCTGGGCTTCAGTGCGAGGGAGCTGATCTTTCTTCCAACGCATGCGTGCGGTTACACCACCGCAGGCCCATGCGCGCGAATAATCAGCCCGGCATTTGCCCGCCCGCAGGCGGGAGGGAAGCAGGGGGAGGTTCAGGATTCCCATGGCCCACGCACTGATCGTCGAAGACGACGTCGACGCCGCACGCATGATGGCGCAGCTGGTCGCGGCCGAAGGGTTCTCTGCAGCCACCGCGCAGTCGCTGCGCGAGGCGCGCCGCCAGATGGCCATGCAGCAACCCGACGTGGTCCTGCTCGACCTGCAGCTGCCCGATGGCAACGGCATGGCCCTGCTCGACGACGCCGACCTGATGGGCAACTCCGAAGTCGTGCTCATGACCGGCCACGCTACCCTGGAGACCTCGATCCAGGCGCTGCGCTACGGTGCCGCCGACTACCTGGTCAAGCCGGTCAGTGCGCGCCAGCTGCAGGGCATCCTGTCGCGGGTGATGAAGCCCTCGGTGCTGCAGGACGAGGTGCGCACGCTGCACGACGACCTGCGGCGCACCGGCCGCTTCGGCCACCTGGTGGGCACCTCGCCGGCGATGGAGCTGGTCTACGAGCAGGTCGCCCGCGTGGCCGGGACCTCGGTCACCGTCTTCGTCACCGGCGAGAGCGGAACCGGCAAGGAACTGGTGGCGCGCACCGTGCACGACCTGAGCCGCCGGCGCGCCAAGCCCTTCCTGGCCGTCAACTGCGGCGCCATCTCGCCCAACCTGATCGAGAGCGAGATCTTCGGCCACGAGAAGGGCAGCTTCACCGGCGCCGAGCGCCAGCACCAGGGCTTCTTCGAGCGCGCGCACGGCGGCACCCTGTTCCTGGACGAGATCACCGAGATGCCGCTGGAGCTGCAGGTCAAGCTGCTGCGGGTGCTGGAGACTGGCACCCTGATGCGGGTGGGCTCGACGACCCCCCAGGAGACCGACGTGCGCGTGGTCGCCGCAGCGAACCGCGACCCGGCGCAGGCGGTGTCGCAGGGCCGCTTCCGCGAGGACCTGCTGTACCGCCTGAACGTCTTCCCGATCGAGCTGCCCCCATTGCGCGAGCGGCCCGACGACCTGCCGCTGCTGGTCACGCACTTCCTGCACGACATCGGACAGCGCGAAGGCGCCACCAAGCGCGTGACCCAGGCAGCGCTGGACCGGCTGGCGCAGTACCGCTGGCCGGGCAACGTGCGCGAGTTGCGCAACGTGCTGCAGCGCGCCTGGGTGATGACCAGCGGGCCCGAGATCACCGACCAGTGGCTGCCCCGGAACGTGCCGCTCACGGCAGGCGTGGCGGTGCCGGCGGTGGCGGCCCCGGCCCCGGGAGCCGCCGCCCCGGGAGCCGCCACCATCGAGGTGACGGTGGGCACGACGCTGGCGGCGGTGGAACGCCAGGTGATCCTGGCAACCCTGAACTACTACGGCCACCACAAGGAGCGCACCGCCGCGGCTCTCGGCGTGTCGCTCAAGACCCTGTACAACCGGCTGAAGGACTACGGCCTCTAGTGCGCGCGGACGCCACCGGACACCACCGGGTCCTTGCCGATCGCTTCTTTTTCATCCGGATGCAGACCGCACAAGGTTTGGGCGCGCCTGCGGATGGGCACGCAGGCAGTGGGGCCGGGCACGCCCGTTGCCAATCTTCGGGCTCCGACAACGTTCATCCAACCGGAAAGGACAGGCATCCCATGGCTTCGCAAGACTCCACCCCCCAGAAGCAGGACACCTCGGGCTCCGGCCCGCGTCGCAGCCTGCGTGGCTTCGCGGCGATGGACCCGCAGCGCCAGCGCGAGATCGCCAGTCTCGGCGGACGTGCCGCCCACCAGAGCGGGCATGCCCACGAATTCACCACCGAGGAGGCCCGTGCCGCCGGCAAGAAGCGGCACGCGGCACGCAGTGGCGCCGACAGCCCGCGCTGAAGCCGGCCTCACCGTCGAGCTGTAGGACACGGCGGCGGTCGGCCACCCCTCCCCGCCGACACGGCGCTGCCTGCATCCGTTCCACGATATGGCGCAGGCAGGATCCGATGACCACCGAGACCCACTCCGACCCGCTCGCCCCGTTGCACGAGGCGAGTCGGGCGCTGTGGCTCGCGACGCTGTCGCTGATGGCCGCGTTCATGCAGACGCAGGCGCCGGCGCACCGCGTGCTGATGGCGCGCCGCATCGCCCGCAACTTCGAGACGCTGCACCAGCAGGAATGCTTCTCGCCCGATTGCCGGCGGCGCTTCGCCCGCCTGGGCGCGCGCTGGCAGGCACAGGCCGACCGGCTGCACGCCGGTACCGCACCGTCGCGCTGGACCACGCTGCTGCACCGGCTCGGGCTACGGTGAGCGCGGCGCGACTGTGCGCACGCACCTACACCACGCGGCGCGTGGTGCCGACAAGCGCGCGGGCGCGCGAACTGCAGACTTCGCCTTCCACCTGAACCCCGCACGATGGCGAAGACCAAAGGCATGGCCCCCACCTCCACGCGCGCGCTGTGGAAGGGTGCCATCACGTTCGGCCTGGTCCACATCCCGATCGGCCTGTATTCCGCCACTGCGGAGAGCGGCGTCGACTTCGACTGGCTCGACCGCCGCACCATGGACCCGGTGGGCTACAAGCGCATCAACAAGAAGACCGGCAAGGACATCGACAAGGCCGACATCGTCAAGGGCGTGAAGTGGCAGGGCGACGAGTACGTCGTGGTCAGTGCGGAGGAGATCGCCAAGGCCTATCCGCGCACCACCCAGACGATCGAGATCGAGGCCTTCGTCGACGCCGACGAGGTGCCCTTCGTCTACCTCGAGCGGCCCTACTACGTCGGTCCCGTGAACAAGGGCGACAAGGTCTACGCGTTGCTGCGCGAGGCACTGAAGCAGACCAACAAGGTCGGGATCGCCAAGGTGGTGATCCAGACCAGGCAGCACCTGGCGGTGGTGATCCCGTGCGGGCCGGCGCTGGTGCTGAACCTGTTGCGCTGGGGCGGCGAGATCCGCTCCTGGGAGGACCTGCGGCTGCCGCCCGCGGACGCCAAGTCGGCGGGCGTCAAGGAAGCCGAACTGACCATGGCCAAGCAGCTGATCGAGGGCATGACGGCGCACTGGAGCGCCGACGATTTCCGCGATTCGTTCAAGGACGAGATCATGAAGCTGGTCGAGT from Ramlibacter pinisoli includes:
- a CDS encoding ATP-binding protein — protein: MRNSAAPSVDPLAAPPERYRLLAPLRRYLVSVVVLALLPLAALLAWQIVRTAGDEQAQIEGDLARSAAAFAAAVDSEILASLDALTALSHAEALRRDLPAAFERLLRTRPPTRRDWQGVFLVDPRGRLLLDSGANRAPIADALPALRQRVLETSQPAVSSVLEGPGRELVLLAVPVALDDQTGVLGARLPAATWQRLAGAAGRPEGGYAVLHDARQRVIATSLPGPLKPGAQLPPGPVAASRGRPFGVERTAGLDGSEVYAAWQVVRSAPGWGVQIMVPAAPIVAARQRTVATALAAGAGSLLLGALLASLAARRVTRPLRTLAAEGHAGLPGPIEVQEIAMLRDALQAASLSDARSRRALEEDIAKRRRIEDELLEAHQVLQEQQRLIELTQEAGRVGFCQYRFDTGELFWTQGHCKLFGLDGLDGDGLAAWLDRIGPEDRERVRGLLDTACAERHDALTVEYAVPQPDDTARWLSSRLQFEYDDAGAPLQFAGVSVDMTDQREAELQREELTRREVTARRDAEAASRAKDELLAMLGHELRNPLGAISAAADVLEAAPPASNSAGEARAIIGRQARNLAHMVHELLDVGRAITGQLTLARRPVNLASVLDRLRGTLQVTGESGAHELHLDAQDVWVHGDAVRLEQVLSNLLGNALKYTPAGRRIDVTIRAEGATAVIEVRDTGSGIAPALLPRVFDLFVQGERPLDRRAGGLGIGLTLVRRVVELHGGTVAATSSPEGTCFTLRLPAIDPPLQPEGDTLPPGRRRRVLVIDDNADVLAALRSKLELDGHSVSTAADGIDGLNRLLRQQPEVSIVDIGLPGLTGYELARHARAAGYAGRMIALSGYGQERDIHDALVAGFDAYLVKPVERGELRASLRAA
- a CDS encoding sigma-54-dependent transcriptional regulator, encoding MAHALIVEDDVDAARMMAQLVAAEGFSAATAQSLREARRQMAMQQPDVVLLDLQLPDGNGMALLDDADLMGNSEVVLMTGHATLETSIQALRYGAADYLVKPVSARQLQGILSRVMKPSVLQDEVRTLHDDLRRTGRFGHLVGTSPAMELVYEQVARVAGTSVTVFVTGESGTGKELVARTVHDLSRRRAKPFLAVNCGAISPNLIESEIFGHEKGSFTGAERQHQGFFERAHGGTLFLDEITEMPLELQVKLLRVLETGTLMRVGSTTPQETDVRVVAAANRDPAQAVSQGRFREDLLYRLNVFPIELPPLRERPDDLPLLVTHFLHDIGQREGATKRVTQAALDRLAQYRWPGNVRELRNVLQRAWVMTSGPEITDQWLPRNVPLTAGVAVPAVAAPAPGAAAPGAATIEVTVGTTLAAVERQVILATLNYYGHHKERTAAALGVSLKTLYNRLKDYGL
- a CDS encoding KGG domain-containing protein; this encodes MASQDSTPQKQDTSGSGPRRSLRGFAAMDPQRQREIASLGGRAAHQSGHAHEFTTEEARAAGKKRHAARSGADSPR
- a CDS encoding Ku protein; translation: MAKTKGMAPTSTRALWKGAITFGLVHIPIGLYSATAESGVDFDWLDRRTMDPVGYKRINKKTGKDIDKADIVKGVKWQGDEYVVVSAEEIAKAYPRTTQTIEIEAFVDADEVPFVYLERPYYVGPVNKGDKVYALLREALKQTNKVGIAKVVIQTRQHLAVVIPCGPALVLNLLRWGGEIRSWEDLRLPPADAKSAGVKEAELTMAKQLIEGMTAHWSADDFRDSFKDEIMKLVESKAKAGDTAEVTKVEPATPAGGADVIDLTELLRRSLRGGKDAAAPAPAVARKPAARKTATPKKAAPAKSRAKRAA